In one Oryza glaberrima chromosome 2, OglaRS2, whole genome shotgun sequence genomic region, the following are encoded:
- the LOC127761832 gene encoding uncharacterized protein LOC127761832 isoform X1, with the protein MDEYHHRMGAAADFRRDLEDLVCDHLGGCFSPTSSSSSCSAAGGGVAAGHQPDEEPESSAARRRRRESRLLSRWVARQAEEVLSSMEREVERRNREAELLALARLHPVSTLDPSSFLLSSPTAPPPRPQAPSPTAPPSLLQMWRELEHRRSDADQPFDREPSPDTADRERVRQIARRLTANTDVPTAAAAAATTGEWLGETERQRVRLVREWVQMASQPRDSRVASRRDDTAAGERERRGEPPRLRGRQARLDVITRMARERQRELQGISGYHIVSEFPHRSRNRIQGLLRGRFLRNVVLPVEEEERPPSVAARELGQLRQSHRVSTLRSESAVSSEDVSRFDSSVAESVGVLGSDEPQQGAEVRALTGTENTTQIMLEDVGLQEADAENAAIESPSVALDNMVEMHETQVDNRLQDEAGRDARFWQPSLDDSLDRWPNETAEDAERNWEDNAEELHSETMEDDAREHDHLQDEHDEWHDDESHGTENWQDDFQDSPLDMGPIPRTENRFIPPDDDNVYSMELRELLSRRSVSNLLSNGFGESLERLIRSYVQRRGRGPLNWNLDAAIPAVNSPNENQEQERNAETRQFQAPVNRPALVIPPPPLPPRQPLWHRELRHNNWSTRHRVHHRDPEWDAINDLKADMGRLQQGMSSIQRMLEACMDMQLELQRSVRQEVSAALNRFAGPEGYPTDLSDDGSKWDQVRKGTCCVCCDAQIDSLLYRCGHMCTCSKCANELIRSGGKCPLCRAPIAEVVRAYSVM; encoded by the exons ATGGACGAGTACCACCACCgcatgggcgccgccgccgatttccGCCGGGACCTCGAGGACCTCGTCTGCGACCACCTCGGGGGATGCTTCTCCCcgacgtcgtcctcgtcgtcgtgctCCGCGGCGGGGGGAGGGGTCGCCGCGGGGCACCAGCCCGACGAGGAGCCCGAGTCGTCggccgcgcggaggcggaggcgggagtCGCGCCTCCTCAGCCGGTGGGTCGCGCGCCAGGCCGAGGAGGTGCTCTCCTCCATGGAGCGCGAGGTCGAGCGACGCAACCGGGAGGCCGAGCTCCTCGCGCTCGCACGCCTCCACCCCGTCTCCACCCTCgacccctcctccttcctcctctcctcgcccaccgcgccgccgccgcgcccccagGCACCCTCCCCGACCGCGCCCCCTTCCCTCCTCCAGATGTGGCGCGAGCTCGAGCACCGCCGCTCCGACGCCGACCAGCCCTTCGACCGCGAGCCCTCCCCCGACACCGCCGACCGCGAGCGCGTGCGCCAGATCGCCCGCCGCCTCACCGCCAACACCGacgtccccaccgccgccgccgctgccgccaccaccggggAGTGGCTCGGCGAGACGGAGAGGCAGAGGGTCAGGCTCGTCAGGGAGTGGGTGCAGATGGCCAGCCAGCCTCGCGACTCCCGCGTCGCCTCGCGCAGGGACGACACAGCCGCtggcgagagggagaggcgagGGGAGCCTCCTCGCCTCCGTGGCCGACAAGCGCGTCTCGATGTCATCACTCGGATGGCCCGAGAGCGCCAACGCGAGCTCCAGGGGATATCAGGGTATCACATTGTGTCCGAGTTCCCTCACCGCAGCCGCAACCGCATCCAG GGATTGCTTAGGGGGAGGTTCTTGAGGAACGTGGTTCTTCCAGTTGAGGAGGAGGAACGACCACCATCCGTGGCGGCGAGGGAGCTCGGGCAGTTGAGGCAGAGCCATCGTGTGTCCACTTTGAG ATCAGAGAGTGCTGTAAGTAGTGAAGATGTTAGCCGGTTTGATTCTTCTGTGGCTGAAAGTGTTGGAGTACTAGGTAGTGACGAACCTCAACAAGGGGCTGAGGTCAGGGCCCTCACTGGTACTGAGAATACGACCCAAATTATGCTTGAGGATGTGGGTTTACAGGAGGCAGATGCAGAAAATGCTGCCATAGAGTCACCAAGTGTAGCTTTGGATAACATGGTTGAGATGCATGAAACTCAAGTTGACAATAGGCTGCAAGATGAGGCAGGACGGGATGCAAGATTTTGGCAGCCATCTCTGGACGACTCACTTGATAGGTGGCCCAATGAAACTGCAGAGGATGCTGAAAGAAATTGGGAAGATAATGCAGAGGAACTACACAGTGAAACTATGGAGGATGATGCCAGGGAGCATGATCATCTTCAAGATGAGCATGATGAATGGCATGATGACGAGTCTCATGGTACTGAGAACTGGCAAGATGATTTCCAAGATTCTCCACTTGACATGGGCCCCATTCCTAGAACTGAAAATAGATTCATCCCACCAGATGATGACAATGTGTACAGCATGGAACTGAGAGAATTGCTTAGCAG GCGAAGTGTATCCAATCTTCTTAGTAATGGTTTTGGTGAAAGTTTGGAGCGATTAATAAGGTCATATGTTCAAAGACGTGGTCGTGGACCCCTCAATTGGAATCTCGATGCAGCTATTCCAGCTGTGAATTCACCAAACGAAAATCAGGAACAAGAGAGGAATGCTGAAACTCGGCAATTCCAAGCTCCTGTTAACAGACCTGCGCTTGTTATCCCTCCCCCACCTTTGCCACCCCGACAGCCACTATGGCACAGAGAATTGCGTCATAACAACTGGAGCACTAGACACAGGGTACATCACAGAGATCCC GAATGGGATGCTATTAATGATTTGAAAGCTGACATGGGTAGACTTCAACAAGGGATGAGCAGCATACAGAGGATGCTGGAGGCGTGCATGGACATGCAACTTGAACTCCAACGCTCAGTGAGACAAGAAGTGTCGGCGGCCTTGAATCGCTTTGCAGGACCTGAAG GGTATCCGACGGATCTATCTGACGATGGATCAAAATGGGATCAAGTGAGGAAGGGAACCTGCTGCGTATGCTGCGATGCGCAAATTGATTCTCTATTATACAG ATGCGGGCACATGTGTACTTGCTCAAAATGTGCAAACGAGCTAATTCGCAGTGGTGGCAAATGCCCACTATGCCGAGCGCCGATCGCGGAGGTGGTTCGGGCATATTCAGTAATGTAA
- the LOC127761832 gene encoding uncharacterized protein LOC127761832 isoform X2 — protein MDEYHHRMGAAADFRRDLEDLVCDHLGGCFSPTSSSSSCSAAGGGVAAGHQPDEEPESSAARRRRRESRLLSRWVARQAEEVLSSMEREVERRNREAELLALARLHPVSTLDPSSFLLSSPTAPPPRPQAPSPTAPPSLLQMWRELEHRRSDADQPFDREPSPDTADRERVRQIARRLTANTDVPTAAAAAATTGEWLGETERQRVRLVREWVQMASQPRDSRVASRRDDTAAGERERRGEPPRLRGRQARLDVITRMARERQRELQGISGYHIVSEFPHRSRNRIQGLLRGRFLRNVVLPVEEEERPPSVAARELGQLRQSHRVSTLRSESAVSSEDVSRFDSSVAESVGVLGSDEPQQGAEVRALTGTENTTQIMLEDVGLQEADAENAAIESPSVALDNMVEMHETQVDNRLQDEAGRDARFWQPSLDDSLDRWPNETAEDAERNWEDNAEELHSETMEDDAREHDHLQDEHDEWHDDESHGTENWQDDFQDSPLDMGPIPRTENRFIPPDDDNVYSMELRELLSRRSVSNLLSNGFGESLERLIRSYVQRRGRGPLNWNLDAAIPAVNSPNENQEQERNAETRQFQAPVNRPALVIPPPPLPPRQPLWHRELRHNNWSTRHREWDAINDLKADMGRLQQGMSSIQRMLEACMDMQLELQRSVRQEVSAALNRFAGPEGYPTDLSDDGSKWDQVRKGTCCVCCDAQIDSLLYRCGHMCTCSKCANELIRSGGKCPLCRAPIAEVVRAYSVM, from the exons ATGGACGAGTACCACCACCgcatgggcgccgccgccgatttccGCCGGGACCTCGAGGACCTCGTCTGCGACCACCTCGGGGGATGCTTCTCCCcgacgtcgtcctcgtcgtcgtgctCCGCGGCGGGGGGAGGGGTCGCCGCGGGGCACCAGCCCGACGAGGAGCCCGAGTCGTCggccgcgcggaggcggaggcgggagtCGCGCCTCCTCAGCCGGTGGGTCGCGCGCCAGGCCGAGGAGGTGCTCTCCTCCATGGAGCGCGAGGTCGAGCGACGCAACCGGGAGGCCGAGCTCCTCGCGCTCGCACGCCTCCACCCCGTCTCCACCCTCgacccctcctccttcctcctctcctcgcccaccgcgccgccgccgcgcccccagGCACCCTCCCCGACCGCGCCCCCTTCCCTCCTCCAGATGTGGCGCGAGCTCGAGCACCGCCGCTCCGACGCCGACCAGCCCTTCGACCGCGAGCCCTCCCCCGACACCGCCGACCGCGAGCGCGTGCGCCAGATCGCCCGCCGCCTCACCGCCAACACCGacgtccccaccgccgccgccgctgccgccaccaccggggAGTGGCTCGGCGAGACGGAGAGGCAGAGGGTCAGGCTCGTCAGGGAGTGGGTGCAGATGGCCAGCCAGCCTCGCGACTCCCGCGTCGCCTCGCGCAGGGACGACACAGCCGCtggcgagagggagaggcgagGGGAGCCTCCTCGCCTCCGTGGCCGACAAGCGCGTCTCGATGTCATCACTCGGATGGCCCGAGAGCGCCAACGCGAGCTCCAGGGGATATCAGGGTATCACATTGTGTCCGAGTTCCCTCACCGCAGCCGCAACCGCATCCAG GGATTGCTTAGGGGGAGGTTCTTGAGGAACGTGGTTCTTCCAGTTGAGGAGGAGGAACGACCACCATCCGTGGCGGCGAGGGAGCTCGGGCAGTTGAGGCAGAGCCATCGTGTGTCCACTTTGAG ATCAGAGAGTGCTGTAAGTAGTGAAGATGTTAGCCGGTTTGATTCTTCTGTGGCTGAAAGTGTTGGAGTACTAGGTAGTGACGAACCTCAACAAGGGGCTGAGGTCAGGGCCCTCACTGGTACTGAGAATACGACCCAAATTATGCTTGAGGATGTGGGTTTACAGGAGGCAGATGCAGAAAATGCTGCCATAGAGTCACCAAGTGTAGCTTTGGATAACATGGTTGAGATGCATGAAACTCAAGTTGACAATAGGCTGCAAGATGAGGCAGGACGGGATGCAAGATTTTGGCAGCCATCTCTGGACGACTCACTTGATAGGTGGCCCAATGAAACTGCAGAGGATGCTGAAAGAAATTGGGAAGATAATGCAGAGGAACTACACAGTGAAACTATGGAGGATGATGCCAGGGAGCATGATCATCTTCAAGATGAGCATGATGAATGGCATGATGACGAGTCTCATGGTACTGAGAACTGGCAAGATGATTTCCAAGATTCTCCACTTGACATGGGCCCCATTCCTAGAACTGAAAATAGATTCATCCCACCAGATGATGACAATGTGTACAGCATGGAACTGAGAGAATTGCTTAGCAG GCGAAGTGTATCCAATCTTCTTAGTAATGGTTTTGGTGAAAGTTTGGAGCGATTAATAAGGTCATATGTTCAAAGACGTGGTCGTGGACCCCTCAATTGGAATCTCGATGCAGCTATTCCAGCTGTGAATTCACCAAACGAAAATCAGGAACAAGAGAGGAATGCTGAAACTCGGCAATTCCAAGCTCCTGTTAACAGACCTGCGCTTGTTATCCCTCCCCCACCTTTGCCACCCCGACAGCCACTATGGCACAGAGAATTGCGTCATAACAACTGGAGCACTAGACACAGG GAATGGGATGCTATTAATGATTTGAAAGCTGACATGGGTAGACTTCAACAAGGGATGAGCAGCATACAGAGGATGCTGGAGGCGTGCATGGACATGCAACTTGAACTCCAACGCTCAGTGAGACAAGAAGTGTCGGCGGCCTTGAATCGCTTTGCAGGACCTGAAG GGTATCCGACGGATCTATCTGACGATGGATCAAAATGGGATCAAGTGAGGAAGGGAACCTGCTGCGTATGCTGCGATGCGCAAATTGATTCTCTATTATACAG ATGCGGGCACATGTGTACTTGCTCAAAATGTGCAAACGAGCTAATTCGCAGTGGTGGCAAATGCCCACTATGCCGAGCGCCGATCGCGGAGGTGGTTCGGGCATATTCAGTAATGTAA
- the LOC127761833 gene encoding nicotinate N-methyltransferase 1, which produces MGGGGDGELSPAEARLAMMELANMISVPMALTAVIRLGVPAKLWAGGANAPLAAADLLPAGHPDPSVLERLLRLLASRGVFSEHTGSSSPSPRRFSLTAVGRTLVPGGGGSPSGSGASYADYVLQHHQDALVRAWPLLHEAVLDPSGPEPFARANAGVPAYAYYGKDREANEVMLRAMTGVSEPFMEALLEGYGDGGFEGVSTLVDVGGSSGACLEMIMRRVRTIRDGVNFDLPDVVAAAPPIPGVRHVGGDMFKSIPSGDAIFMKWVLTTWTNEECTAILSNCHKALPGGGKVIACEPVVPDTTDGSTRTRALLENDIFVMATYRTQGRERSEEEFRHLGLAAGFASFRAIYLDPFYAVLEYTK; this is translated from the exons atgggcggcggaggagacggcgagcTGTCCCCGGCGGAGGCCAGGCTGGCGATGATGGAGCTCGCCAACATGATCTCCGTCCCCATGGCGCTCACCGCCGTCATCCGCCTCGGCGTCCCCGCCAAGCTCTGGGCGGGAGGCGCCAacgccccgctcgccgccgccgacctcctccccgCGGGCCACCCGGACCCCTCCGTCCTcgagcgcctcctccgcctcctcgcctcccgcgGCGTCTTCTCCGAGCACACCGGatcatcctccccctccccgcgccgctTCTCGCTCACCGCCGTCGGCCGCACcctcgtccccggcggcggcggtagcccctccggctccggcgcgtCCTACGCCGACTACGTTCTGCAGCACCACCAGGACGCGCTCGTCCGCGCCTGGCCCCTCCTCCACGAGGCCGTCCTCGACCCCTCCGGCCCCGAGCCCTTCGCCCGCGCCAACGCCGGCGTCCCCGCCTACGCCTACTACGGCAAGGACAG GGAGGCGAACGAGGTGATGCTCCGGGCGATGACGGGGGTGTCGGAGCCGTTCATGGAGGCGCTGCTGGAGggctacggcgacggcgggttCGAGGGGGTGAGCACGCTGGTGGACGTGGGAGGCAGCTCCGGCGCGTGCCTGGAGATGATCATGCGGCGGGTCCGCACCATCCGGGACGGCGTCAACTTCGACCTGCCcgacgtcgtcgcggcggcgccgcccattCCCG GAGTGAGGCATGTTGGCGGGGACATGTTCAAGTCCATCCCCTCCGGTGATGCCATCTTCATGAAG TGGGTTCTGACGACATGGACGAACGAGGAGTGCACGGCGATCCTGAGCAACTGCCACAAGGCGCTGCCGGGCGGCGGGAAGGTGATCGCCTGCGAGCCGGTGGTGCCGGACACGACGGACGGCAGCACGAGGACGAGGGCGCTGCTGGAGAACGACATCTTCGTCATGGCCACCTACCGGACTCAGGGCAGGGAGCGATCCGAGGAGGAGTTCCGCcacctcggcctcgccgccggcttcgcctCCTTCCGGGCCATCTACCTCGACCCTTTCTACGCTGTCCTCGAGTACACCAAGTAG
- the LOC127761834 gene encoding uncharacterized protein LOC127761834 produces the protein MGRAFIAIQFGTITNRPMAWLSQHPSGPFIVGPLVAQLNPLPAQSIAPVPSERFALASFLPSSKSPIPHSRFRRRVLLVPASKSRARRAASHPAKATRPGDMVCLACLLPLFLIPVVNALPLLFHLILSKIYRLFGWEYRRPERAPPACPFKPAAKNNEGASESKPLVEPQSASTTTTTAEDKKED, from the exons ATGGGCCGCGCCTTCATAGCAATACAGTTCGGCACGATAACAAACAGGCCCATGGCATGGCTGTCGCAACACCCTTCCGGCCCATTTATAGTTGGGCCGTTGGTCGCTCAACTCAATCCCCTTCCGGCCCAAAGCATTGCCCCCGTCCCCTCGGAGAGATTTGCACttgcttccttccttccttcctccaaATCTCCAATTCCCCATTCGCGATTCAGAAGAAGAGTTCTCCTAGTTCCAGCTTCCAAGTCAAGGGCAAGGCGAGCAGCCAGCCATCCCGCGAAGGCGACTCGACCCGGCGACATG GTTTGCCTCGCGTGCTTGCTTCCCCTCTTCTTGATCCCCGTCGTCAACGCCCTCCCCTTGCTCTTCCACCTCATCCTC AGCAAGATTTATCGGCTATTTGGATGGGAATACAGGAGGCCTGAAAGAGCCCCGCCTGCTTGCCCGTTTAAGCCTGCGGCAAAGAACAATGAA GGTGCAAGTGAATCAAAACCTCTAGTTGAACCCCAAAGcgctagtactactactaccacagCAGAAGATAAGAAAGAGGATTAA
- the LOC127761645 gene encoding xyloglucan endotransglucosylase/hydrolase protein 31-like: protein MAIIGRRQQQGVAAAAATLVALMAVVVAAAAEAQPSPGVYPSRMFRAREFGRDFRSLWGAEHQQQEAAAPETGVTVWLDRRSGSGFKSRRAYRSGYFGAWVRLQRGYTAGVITAFYLSNGEAHPGWHDEVDMEFLGTTPGKPYTLQTNVFSLGSGDPPRSLGREIKFHLWFDPTADFHHYAILWTSDHIIFLVDDVPIRRYGRRSAGGAAGFPARPMWVYGSIWDASSWATEDGRYRADYRYQPFVARFSAFLLRGCSPHAPRTCAAPVAGDLTAAQLAAMRWAQRFHMVYNYCYDPKRDHSLTPECRTHLHPSSSSSNSSSSSYHG from the exons ATGGCTATCATTGGTCGGAGGCAGCAGCAGggtgtcgcggcggcggcggcgacgttggTGGCGttgatggcggtggtggtggcggcggcggcggaagcgcaGCCGTCGCCGGGGGTGTACCCGAGCAGGATGTTCCGAGCGCGGGAGTTCGGGCGCGACTTCCGGAGCCTGTGGGGGGCGGAGCACcagcagcaggaggcggcggcgccggagacgggGGTGACGGTGTGGCTGGACCGGCGGTCGGGGAGCGGGTTCAAGTCGCGGCGGGCTTACCGGAGCGGGTACTTCGGGGCGTGGGTGCGGCTGCAGCGCGGGTACACGGCGGGGGTGATCACCGCCTTCTACCTGTCCAACGGCGAGGCGCACCCGGGGTGGCACGACGAGGTGGACATGGAGTTCCTCGGCACCACCCCCGGGAAGCCCTACACGCTGCAGACCAACGTCTTCTCCCTCGGCTCCGGCGACCCGCCCCGGTCCCTCGGCCGCGAGATCAAGTTCCACCTCTGGTTCGACCCCACCGCCGACTTCCACCACTACGCCATCCTCTGGACATCCGACCACATCAT CTTCTTGGTGGACGACGTGCCGATCCGGCGGTACGGGCGGCGGAGCGCGGGGGGCGCGGCGGGGTTCCCGGCGAGGCCGATGTGGGTGTACGGCTCCATCTGGGACGCGTCGTCGTGGGCGACGGAGGACGGCAGGTACAGGGCGGACTACAGGTACCAGCCGTTCGTCGCGCGCTTCTCGGCCTTCCTCCTCCGGGGATGCTCGCCGCACGCGCCCCGCACCTGCGccgcccccgtcgccggcgacctcacCGCTGCCCAGCTCGCCGCCATGCGCTGGGCGCAGCGCTTCCACATGGTCTACAACTACTGCTACGACCCCAAGCGGGATCATTCCCTCACCCCGGAATGCCGCACCCACCTGCACCCATCGTCCTCATCCTCcaactcctcctcgtcgtcgtacCACGGCTAG
- the LOC127763085 gene encoding uncharacterized protein LOC127763085, translating to MEPPPQAGPSPAVLFLSRTPPPPASSSPSPPPPAATPPSHDGVVAVGFVGGGGTARLADRTLDAHVFSPGGSARTLAGGVRYHRDGEKRVVFLHLAPSPPTPLEGAGDLRELLFMFSVCHVIIFLQEGFRFDTQILKKFRLLQSSKHAIAPFVKSLVAPAVPSKVARSNTPTKPTHRASSISPPARRGGRHPSAISLMSGTGSHPCMLPGLCIPVVLFVFEDDITDAPGAPTSPDDTNDTSSSNQASNTDGLPKPNMTSKGSSSVVMLARPAIRSDGTFSKKLHSSVEGQIRFLLKKCRTLVGLEPGHIVSRGVSNVSHLPLFSLDTSRVVALLDRSISKKREPLDIIAGLFEDSLTSKSSLDVSSLENNCHPATHEDVQFIKDFIFRQSDGLRGRGGHSSNTTAGPVSGVGMVAAAAAAAAASAASGKQMSAPDLPTFDTWLSISSSILSALFSGEDGLSSSQNMKASPTHTSSFPKNDQLPSAGSNAIQTALSCLEGNKGLNVKFSSSWCQRILPAAKEVYLKDLPAFYPTSMHEVQLQKALRSFHSMVKGPAVQVFSKKLKDECQAIWESGRQQCDAVSLTGRPCKHQRHGKSSPSDAALQHSSGYVFLHACACGRSRRLRDDPFDFEAANVTFNCFSNCEDLLPTLVLPRETNAGAFPVSSWRLVRLGGARYYKPTKGLLQAGFCSKEKYLLRWTISLGKGQGKHGTHATNKPFSTASNADPQAPPIVAGEVKSAVTQVTAEIKSMKLENSRKQPEVESMNNSSINFGKGLPNFTMKKPFAEVVAGHTARDSEFPALQQKRPLKPGNWKDERQVSGADQTNGRGHPALSQGPIADNESEKVSRDKSNGSAGGKPFLQIGSNIVPMVVGKETKEVNQSIQQFMVYVGFEHECSYGHRFLLSEKHLKEIDSSYLQFERSNLNNEAESKHGSQKLPQNASRLAATMDVTSGGKLNRPMDSSGRNSQQQLLKPRVDAETLQPSHWLSDPQNERKGELSLQYVTLDDGGEAFSLLNRNLPIYMHCPHCKSSDRKGNQDAKVAAAVSQLQRIFIVTPDFPVLLASCPVVQFEASCLPSNASDHDQQGSFSLGCRVVLPPESFLTMRLPFVYGVETRDGNTAPLKYLEEQPELTAWLVGGTALQIVSVGHTNEKEAPL from the exons atggagccgcCGCCTCAGGCGGGCCCCTCCCCGGccgtcctcttcctctcccgcaCGCCCCCGCCACCCGCCTCCTcatccccctccccgccgccccccgccgccaccccgccctcccacgacggcgtcgtcgccgtcggcttcgtcggcggcgggggcactGCCCGCCTCGCCGACCGGACCCTGGACGCCCATGTGTTCTCCCCTGGTGGCTCCGCCAGGACCCTCGCGGGCGGAGTCAGGTACCACCGCGACGGGGAGAAGAGGGTGGTGTTCCTGCACCtcgctccgtcgccgccgacaccTCTGGAGGGGGCGGGCGATCTACGGGAGCTGCTCTTCATGTTCTCC GTTTGCCATGTAATAATATTTCTCCAAGAAGGCTTCCGGTTCGACACACAGATTTTGAAGAAATTCCGTCTGTTGCAATCCTCAAAGCATGCTATTGCACCATTTGTGAAGTCACTAGTAGCTCCTGCAGTGCCATCAAAAGTTGCTCGCTCTAATACTCCAACAAAGCCTACTCACAGGGCCTCATCCATCTCTCCTCCTGCACGCCGTGGAGGTCGTCATCCCTCAGCAATCTCGTTGATGTCAGGAACTGGCTCACATCCTTGTATGCTGCCAGGGCTATGCATCCCTGTTGTTCTGTTTGTCTTTGAGGATGATATCACTGATGCTCCAGGTGCTCCGACAAGTCCGGATGATACGAACGACACATCTTCATCAAATCAAGCTTCTAACACTGATGGCTTGCCAAAGCCTAACATGACTTCAAAAGGTTCTAGTTCAGTGGTTATGCTTGCTAGGCCAGCAATCAGATCTGATGGTACTTTCAGCAAGAAGCTGCATTCCTCTGTAGAAGGTCAGATACGTTTCTTGCTAAAGAAGTGTCGGACACTTGTGGGTCTAGAGCCAGGGCATATTGTTTCGAGGGGTGTCAGTAATGTGAGCCACCTACCTCTGTTCTCACTTGATACATCAAGGGTCGTTGCACTGTTGGACCGGTCAATTAGTAAGAAACGTGAGCCATTGGATATCATTGCAGGACTGTTTGAAGACTCTTTGACATCCAAATCATCATTGGATGTTTCTTCGCTGGAGAACAATTGCCATCCAGCAACCCATGAAGATGTTCAGTTCATCAAGGATTTTATATTTCGACAATCAGATGGGctgagaggaagagggggacACTCAAGCAATACAACTGCTGGTCCTGTTTCTGGTGTCGGAatggtggcagcagcagcagctgctgcagcagcatcagcagcatcCGGGAAGCAAATGAGTGCTCCTGATCTCCCTACTTTCGATACATGGTTGTCTATAAGTTCATCTATTTTGTCTGCACTGTTTAGTGGGGAAGATGGGTTAAGTAGTTCCCAAAACATGAAGGCATCACCTACTCATACAAGTTCATTTCCAAAGAACGATCAACTTCCTTCAGCAGGATCCAACGCAATTCAAACTGCTTTATCTTGCTTGGAAGGCAATAAGGGGCTTAATGTGAAATTTTCTTCATCATGGTGCCAAAGGATACTTCCAGCTGCTAAGGAGGTGTATTTGAAAGATTTGCCTGCCTTTTACCCAACCAGCATGCATGAAGTACAGCTACAGAAAGCTTTACGATCCTTCCACTCAATGGTTAAAGGACCGGCTGTCCAAGTATTCTCCAAGAAGCTAAAAGATGAATGCCAAGCAATATGGGAATCTGGAAGGCAGCAATGCGATGCTGTCAGTCTTACTGGCAGACCATGTAAGCACCAGAGACACGGTAAATCCTCTCCATCAGATGCAGCGTTACAGCATTCTAGTGGATATGTTTTCCTCCATGCATGTGCCTGTGGCCGGTCACGCCGTCTTAGGGATGACCCTTTTGATTTTGAGGCAGCGAACGTGACCTTTAACTGCTTCTCTAATTGTGAAGATCTGTTACCTACTCTTGTGCTTCCAAGAGAGACCAATGCTGGTGCATTTCCAGTATCCTCTTGGCGTTTGGTGCGGCTTGGAGGAGCAAGATATTACAAACCAACAAAAGGATTGCTCCAAGCAGGTTTTTGCTCCAAGGAAAAATATCTTTTAAGGTGGACGATTTCTCTTGGGAAAGGACAAGGGAAACATGGCACTCATGCTACCAATAAACCTTTCTCCACGGCATCTAATGCAGATCCTCAGGCTCCCCCTATTGTTGCTGGAGAAGTAAAATCGGCCGTGACCCAAGTCACAGCAGAAATTAAATCTATGAAACTTGAAAATTCTAGAAAACAACCTGAAGTCGAGTCAATGAACAATTCAAGTATTAATTTTGGTAAAGGTCTTCCAAACTTTACTATGAAGAAGCCTTTTGCTGAAGTTGTTGCTGGCCACACAGCAAGGGATTCTGAGTTTCCTGCTCTCCAACAGAAGAGGCCATTAAAACCTGGCAACTGGAAAGATGAGCGGCAAGTGAGTGGAGCAGACCAAACTAATGGCCGTGGTCATCCAGCTCTTAGTCAAGGACCTATAGCTGACAATGAATCTGAGAAAGTGAGCAGAGATAAGAGTAATGGAAGTGCTGGCGGAAAGCCATTTCTACAGATAGGGAGCAATATAGTGCCAATGGTTGTCGGAAAAGAGACTAAAGAAGTTAATCAATCTATACAGCAGTTCATGGTATATGTCGGATTTGAGCACGAGTGTTCCTATGGTCATCGTTTCTTACTGTCAGAGAAACATCTCAAGGAGATTGATTCGTCTTATTTGCAGTTTGAAAGATCTAATCTAAATAATGAAGCAGAAAGCAAACATGGTTCACAAAAGTTGCCCCAAAATGCATCTAGATTAGCAGCAACAATGGATGTGACCAGCGGAGGGAAGCTCAATAGGCCAATGGATTCATCAGGGAGAAACAGCCAGCAGCAATTGCTTAAGCCCAGGGTTGACGCTGAGACCTTGCAGCCTTCTCACTGGCTTTCAGATCCACAGAATGAAAGAAAGGGAGAGCTTTCTCTTCAGTATGTTACACTTGATGATGGTGGAGAAGCATTTTCACTTCTAAACAGAAATCTGCCCATATATATGCACTGCCCACATTGCAAGAGCTCAGATAGGAAGGGAAATCAAGATGCaaaggttgctgctgctgtgtcACAACTTCAACGGATTTTTATT GTCACACCTGATTTCCCTGTTCTGCTGGCAAGCTGCCCAGTTGTACAGTTTGAG GCCTCATGTTTGCCTTCAAATGCTTCTGACCATGATCAACAAGGATCGTTCAGTCTTGGTTGTCGAGTTGTCCTTCCACCTGAGAGCTTTCTTACCATGAGACTTCCATTTGTCTATGGTGTTGAGACAAGAGATGGAAATACAGCTCCCCTGAAATACCTTGAGgaacaaccagaactcacagcTTGGCTTGTTGGAGGCACAGCTTTGCAGATTGTATCAGTAGGGCATACTAATGAGAAAGAAGCACCACTGTGA